Proteins encoded by one window of Corythoichthys intestinalis isolate RoL2023-P3 chromosome 20, ASM3026506v1, whole genome shotgun sequence:
- the prlh2 gene encoding prolactin releasing hormone 2, translating into MSICKGFSGVGSSNNYRPRLLTSASYQSSGMLPWKVTDFQARSGLPASLALFLIVLLSSCSLSSAHSTTVEHDFHIVHNVDNRSPEIDPFWYVGRGVRPIGRFGKRQNRIESMDDVEMQPVVRMLELLFNSLQNKENLDKVLHGENGGWLP; encoded by the exons ATGTCCATTTGCAAAGGGTTTTCAGGAGTGGGAAG CTCTAACAACTACAGACCTCGCCTGCTGACCTCAGCCTCTTACCAAAGTTCAGG CATGTTGCCCTGGAAAGTTACCGATTTTCAGGCGAGAAGCGGGCTGCCTGCATCTCTGGCTCTTTTCCTCATCGTCCTTCTCTCCTCCTGCAGTTTAAGTAGCGCACACAGCACCACAGTGGAGCACGACTTCCACATTGTGCACAATGTGGACAACAGAA GTCCGGAGATAGACCCCTTCTGGTACGTGGGTCGCGGCGTGAGACCCATCGGGCGGTTCGGAAAGCGACAGAACCGCATCGAGTCAATGGACGATGTGGAGATGCAGCCTGTCGTCCGGATGCTCGAGCTGCTCTTTAACAGTCTGCAGAACAAGGAGAACCTGGACAAGGTGCTGCATGGAGAGAACGGAGGCTGGCTACCATGA